The segment TTCTCTTTCCTGCCGCCTACCATCCCGGGCTTCGGCGCTGCCGGCGGCTTCAACTTCATGCTCCAGGACCGGAGCGGCACGTTGACACCGCAGGAGCTGGGAGCGAACGTGCAGCGGTTCGTCGAGGAAGGACGCAAGCGGCCGGAGCTCGCCAACCTCTTCACCTCTTTCAATCCCAACACCCCGCAGGTCGACGTGAAGCTCGACCGCGAGAAGGCGCGGACTCTGGGGGTTCCGGTCAACGACGTGTTCGCCGCCCTGCAAGCGGTGCTCGGGGGCGCCTACGTGAACGACTTCAACCGCTTCGGGAGACTCTACCGGGTCTACCTGCAGTCCGATGCACCGTACCGGCAGAAGCCCGAAGACATCGGGCAGTTCTACGTGCGTAGCGTCACCACGGGGGACATGATCCCGCTCTCCACCCTGGTCACCGTGGGGCCGACGTCCGGTCCGGAGACGATGGTGCGCTTCAACCTCTTCCGCACCGCGGAGATCACCGGCGCCCAGGCGCCGGGATACAGCTCGGGGCAGGCGATGGTGGCGCTGGAGGAGGTGGCCGCCCAGGTCCTGCCGAAGGAGATGGGGACGAGCTACAGCGGTTTCTCTTATCAGGAAAAGGTGGCGCCACCTTCGGCACCCACCTTCATTCTGGCGGTGGTCTTCGTCTTCCTCCTGCTCGCGGCGCTCTACGAGAGCTGGAAGCTGCCCTGGGCGGTGCTCCTCGAGACGCCGCTCGTCGCCATCGGCGCCTACTTCGGCGTCTGGCTGCGCGGCTACGACAACAATGTCTACGTGCAGGTCGGCCTCATCATGCTCATCGGCCTGGCGGCGAAGAACGCCATTCTCATCGTCGAGTTCGCCCGCTCGAGGCGCAACGAAGGCGCCGACATCGAGACCGCGGCCCTCGACGCCGCGAAGCTGCGCTTCCGCCCCATCCTCATGACCGCTTTCGCCTTCATCATGGGCTGCATCCCGCTCATGCTCGCCCATAGTGCCGGCGCCGGCTCGATGTCGGTGATGGGGACCTCGGTGGTGGTCGGCATGCTGGTGGCGACCGCCGTCGGCGTCTTCATCGTCCCCGGCCTCTTCGCCCTCATGGAGCGCTTGGGCAGGAAGAAGGCCGAGGCCCCCGAGGGGCAGGCGGCGCTCGCCGGCGCTCCAGCAGCAGCCACCGCACCAACCCATGGAGCGCACTGAGCATGTGGCGACGGACGCTGCCGGCTCTCCTGCTCGTGGCCCTGGCGTTCGGCTGCTCCTTGGCTCCCAGGTACACGCGCCCGGAGCTTCCTTCTCCCGAGGCGTGGCGCGACTCGATCGCCACCCCCGACACCACGATCGCCGAAACGCCCTGGTGGGAACTGCTTGGCGACGAGAAGTTGAAGGAGCTCGTCGAGATCGCCCTCACCGAGAATCAGGATCTCAAGATCGCGGTCGAGCGCATCGAGGAGGCCCGCGCCCGCTACGGCTTCGCGAAAGGCGACTTCTACCCCCATGTCGACGCCGGGGCCGCGGGGGGCCAGCTCCAGGCCAGCCAGGGCAGCTTGCTCCACCTTCCCGAGGGTGGGGCGCTCGAAACGCACCTCTACGCGCTCGAGGCCAGCGCTTCCTGGGAGCTCGATTTCTTCGGCCGCGTACGCAATGCGAGCGCCGCCGAGAAGGCCAAGATGCTGGCGGCCGATCAGGGACGCCGCGCCGTGGTCATCTCCCTCGTGGCCGACGTGGGGCAGGCCTACGTCGAGCTCCGGGATCTCGACCGGCAGCTGGAGATCGCGCGCCAGACCCTCGAATCGCGGCGGGAGTACCTGGATCTCGCTCGCGTGCGTTTCGAGGGCGGCGTCACCCCCGAGGGCGACATGCGGCAGGCGGAATCAGAGTACCAGCGCATCCGCATCATCATCTTCGAGCTGGAGAAGCTCATCTCCCAGAAGGAAAACCAGCTCTCCGTGCTGCTCGGGAGAATGCCCGCGTCGATCGCCCGCGGCCGCACCGTGGATGCCTTGCCGGTGCCGCCCCAGATCCCGGCGGGACTGCCCTCGAGCCTCCTCGATCGCCGGCCCGACCTGCGCGAAGCCGAGCACCAACTCATCGCCGCCAACGCCCGCATCGGTGAGGCCAAGGCGCTGCTCTTCCCGCGCATCTCGCTCACCGGCTCTTTCGGTTACGCGAGCACGGAGATGGACGAGTTCTTCGTCGGCGCCAACCAGTCGTGGAACTTCCTCGGCCAGCTGCTGCAACCGCTCTTCCATGGCGGACAGAATCGCCGGCGCGTGCAAGTCACCGAGTCCCAGCAACGCCAGGCGGTGTACTCCTACGAGAGCACCGTGATCCGCGCCATGCGCGAAGTGGAGGATGCTCTCGTCTCCTATCACAAAGCGGGGGAACAGCGCACCGCCCAACAGGCGCGGGTCGAGGCGGAGCGGCGGGTGCTCGATCTGGCGGAGTCGCGCTACCGAGGCGGCGTCGCGCCCTACCTCGAGGTGCTGGACGCGCAGCGCTCCCTCTTCTCTGCCGAGATCGACGAGGCGGAGACGATGCGCAACCACGTCGTCTCTCTTATCCAGATCTACAAGGCGCTCGGCGGTGGGTGGCCACAGGCGGCAGCGCCTCCGGCAGGATCGGAGTCCGGCAAGTAGGTTCACCCACTTCGACCAGGTCTTCGATCCGGAGAACCAGGACATCCTCTCGTACGTCAGCAATGTATAATTCCCTTTACAGGTCCCCTGCGGATCGGTAAAGATTCTTTACGCTACCCAGGAGACGCCAGCCGGTCGGGCGATCCCTCGTGCCGGTCAGCCATCCCGCGGGGGTCCCGCTTGCCGAGCCTGCGCCGGCTCGGTCCCGTCGAGCCCAAGGGGAGCCCGCCATGCCCGACCAGATCATCGATTCCAAATACCGCGTTCTCGACCCCCTGCCCCGGACGGGAGGACGGCAGCGCTACCTGGTGAGCGACCTCATCAGCGGGCGCATGGCGGTGCTGGAGACCGTGGCGCTGGAAGGCTTCGAACGCCTGCAGCGCCGGTGGTCGACCTACTGGCAGCCGATCTTGCGGGAGCGGGCGTCTCGCTTCGCCCGCCTCTCGAGCTTCGTTCCGGTGACCGCGGTCGGCGCCTGGGATTCGGGGCCGTACTACGTCTTCGAGAGCGACGACGAGGACGCGCTGCAAGGCCGGCCGCTCTCCCGTTTCCCCACGGCCGCGCAACTCCAAGCGCTGTTCGAAGACTTCCACAGTGCCAACGCCGCGGGCGACCACGTCCTCAACCTGCGGCCCGAATCGCTGTGCTTGCACGACGAAGTGCTCCGCGTCCTGCCGGCGGCGTACATCCTGCCGCACGAGATGCTGGCTCGAGCCGGCGCCCGCTCGCCTTATCAGCCACCCGAGCTGCGTCACGCCGGTCATCTGGATGCGACCACGGACGGATTCATCGCCGCCGGAGTGCTGCAGGCTTGTGTCGATCGCCTCCCCGGGGCAAGACCGGAAGCCTGGCGGCACCTGCAAGGGCTCCTCGCGCTCGAGCCCTGGCGGCGTCCCGGATTGGCCTCGGTGTTGGAGCTCCTGGCGGGAGAGAGAAGCGCGGAAGCAGCGGGGACGCCGGAGGCCCCACCCCGACGGAGTGTGGATCGGCTCACCGAGCTCGATCTTTTGCCCCTGCCTGCTGCCACCTTGTGGCGCCCGCTGCTCGAGACTCTCGACGCCAGCTTGGCACAGATGTCGGAAGGCACGAGCGTCGTGCTCTTCCTCGAAACCCCCGCGGGAGGCCCGGGGCTGCAGGAGCTCTTCTTGTTCCTGCGCGAGAGTCTGGCGCTGCTCACGGAGAGGCCGCACGTCGTGCGGCTCGAAGCACTGACCTCCTGGGAACCTCGCGACCTCGCGGGGCACGGCCCCGCCGTCGTCCTGGTGCCGGAATACCGCCCGGCGGAAACCGAGCTGCTGCCTCTGGAGACGCTCCTCGCCCAGGACAAGGTGCGTCCGGTCGTCTGGGTCGTGGGTTCCAAGCGCGGCGCGGCGCCGCCATCGGAAGGCGAGAGCCCTCCGAGCCTGGCGGAGTGGTTGCGCGCCCGCTGTGACCCGGAGGTCCACTTCCTTTCCCAGGTGGTGGAGTGCCCGCCGGCGGAGATGCCGGCGCCGCCGGTGTCGCCGGCTTCCCGGCATTTGCTGGATCTGCTCAGCGTTCTCGACACCGACGGGACGGGCGAGATGTTGCGCCTGGCGCTGCCGCAGCAGGAGGGCGAGCTGCCCGAAGCCCTCGCCGAACTCGAGCGCCTCGGACACGTGCGGTCCTCTCTCGCGGCGGGCGGCTGGTGGGGCCAGGAGTCCCAGCAGGTGGTGCGGTTGCTGCGGCCGGACGCTCTCGAGCTGCGACGGAACGGTCTCACCGCGCACCGTCAAGAGGAGCTGCACCTGTTGTTGTCGCACCTTCTCGCCGAAGGCGGTCCGCCGACCCTGGGGCAGCGACTCATGCGTTTCGACCACCTCTTCGCCGGCGGCAGCTGGGACGTCGCAGCCGCGGAGAGCAGCCCGTTGCTGCAGGCCGTGCAACGGCGCGGTTTGGTGGCGCTGCTGCGCCGGCTGCAGCGCAAGCTGGTGAACTCGAACCTGGTGCAACACCTGAAGGCGCCGCAGCATCTCGAGGTGTTGCGCAGCCTCGCCCAGTCCGAGGTGGAGCGGCAGCACGCGAGCGAAGGTTTGAGCTACTACGAGCGGGCGGCCGAGAGGCTCTTCGCGCTGGCGGACGAAGAAGGGTCGGTGCTGGATCTCCACGCCACCAGCGAGATGCTGCTGGCGCACGCGGAGCTGCTGGACCGTCATGGCGACTTCGATCGTTCCCTGGAGCTCCTGCAACGCTTCATGGAGCGCTACGGCGAAGAGCTCCCCACCGTCGATCGTGGCCGCCTGTTCACCGAAATGGGCTTCTGCGAGTTCCGCCTCACGCGGTACGGGGCCGCCGAGGAGCGTTGCCAGCTGGCGTTGAACCTCCTCGACCCCCGCCGCCACCTCAAGGAGGTGGCACAACTCCACAACGTTCTCGGTTTGGTGCGCTGGCGCACCAGCCGTTACGACGAGGCCGAGCACTACTTGAGCAGCAGCCTGGCGCTGCGCGAGAAGAGCGGCGATCGCCTGGCGGTGGCGCGGGCCTACAACAACCTCGGCTTGCTGGCGCGGGCACGCCGGCGCTTCTCGGAAGCACTGGAGTACCACCGCAAGAGCATGGAGATCCGCCAGGAGCTCGAGGATCACGCCGGCGTGGCCCGAGGATTGGTCAACCTGGCCTGGGTCCACCTGGAAATGAAGGATCTCGGCCGTTCCGAAGATCTGGCGCGACGGGCTGCTGCACTGAGCGAGCAGCTCGGCTCGCGCTCGAGCTGGGCGAGCGCGAAGGGGCTGCAGGGCGAAATCTTCCTGGCCCAGGGGCGGAGGGTCGAGGCGCGAGCCGCTCTCGAGGAAGCGGTGCGCCTGGCGCGCGATGTGAGCGACGTGGCGGAACTCTTCATGGATCTGCGCAAGCAGGCGAGCCTGGAGCTGCTCGAGGGCAATCTCTTGCGGGCGGAAGAGCTCCTCCAGGAGTCCGAGCAGTACATGAGCCAGGCCGGTTCGACTCTGGAAGAGGCGAACTGGCATCGCACCCAAGGCCATCTGCGTCGGGCGCAGGAGGATCGCCGCGGCGCGGCGGTTTCCTACGAACACGCCGGCAACAACCTCGCCCGGCTGGGGGACACGCCGCAGGCGGCGGAATCCTTCCAAGAGGCGGCGCAGCTCTATCACGAGAGCGGCGTCGCAGCACGGGCGCGAGAGCTGGTGGTGCGCACCCGGCAGCTGCTGGAACGCGAGGGCGCCCTGGTTCCGAAGGCGTTGCTCGATCTCGAAGCCCTGGTGGGCGAGGGTGAGCTGCAGCCGGCCGTGCCGGCCGAGGGCTTGCCCGGGGCGGCGGCGCTGCAGCGGGTGTGCGAAGCCGCTGCGAGCCTGGAAGACGCGGGGCAAGCCCTGGAACGGGTTCTCGGCGAAATCCGTCGTTGTGCTGCGGCTCGCTGTGCCTTGTTGCTGGACGCCGACGGGGAGGTGCATCGCGCCTCCGCTCTCGCCCGGGAGTTGGAGCAGCAAGGGATGCATCCGTCGGATTGGGTACGCGCGCGGCCGCGTCTCCTGGCGCGGGCGCAACAAACCCTGCTCCCCCTGTCGTCGGAGGATCTCCAGGACGAGGAGAACGCGGCGCCGTTCTACATCATTCCCGTCGAGGCACGGGAGCGGCGTCTGGGGAGTATCTGGCTCGAGTGGGCCGAAGGCACGCGCTTGCCCGGGGAGGAAGTGCGCCGCGCCATCCGCAGCATGGCGCATGTGCTCGCCATGTTGTTGGAGCGCGATACGCTCCTGCCGGCCGCGGCGGCGCGCGTCGAGGTGATGCCGGCCGGGGCGAAGCGGCTCGGGACCACCCTGGATGACATCATCGGCAAGAGCGGGAAGCGACAGGAGATGATCGCTTTCATCCGCAACGTGCGCGATCTCGACGAGACGGTCCTGCTCCTGGGAGAGAACGGTACGGGTAAGGACGTGATGGCGCGAGCCATCCACGACACCAGCAAGCGGCGGGCGCAGCCCTTCGTCACCATGAACTGCGCCGCCGTGCCGCCGGGACTATGGGAGAGGGAACTCTTCGGCCACGATCGTGGCGCCTTCACCGACGCCCACGAGACCCGACCGGGCTACTTCGAAAGCGCCCACCACGGCACTCTGCTCCTCGACGAAATCGGCGATATGCCCTACGAGATGCAAGCGCGCTTTCTCCGCGTTCTCGAAGACAAGTCCTTCCAGCGGCTGGGAGTTTCGGAATCGATCCGCGTGGACGTGCGCGTCATCGCCGCGACCAACCGCGACCTGGAAGGAGCGATGCGGACCGGTCGCTTCCGGGAAGACCTTTTCCACCGGCTCAACGTCCTGTCCTGGACGGTTCCGCCTTTGCGGGATCGGCGCGAGGACATTCAGGATCTGGCCCTCAACTTCCTCGATCGGCAGGCGCGGGCGCAGCAGCGCGGCTCGAAGCGCCTCTCGGGCGAAGCGCAGCGGGTTCTCATGCAATACACCTGGCCGGGGAACATTCGCGAGCTGCAGAACGCCATGAAGCGATGCTATGCCCTCTCGGCGAATGATGTGATCGTCCCCGAAGATCTGCCACCGGATATCGTGAAAGGAGCCGACGGCACGGAGATCGCAGGCCCGCTGGACATGGAGGCAGTGGCGCGCTGGGTGCTGGAGCATGCTTCGTACTCGAAGGACGACCCGCTGCTCGACCGGCTGGAGCGTGAGATCGCGCGTCAGCTGGTGGACAGGGTCAAGGTGATCGCCCAGGCCGGCAGGCTCCTCGGGCTCAGCCGACCGACGCTGTACGCCAAGCTGCGCCGGTGAGACCCCATTCCTGACGGCCTGTGGGGCATATTCCTCCTTGTCTCAAGGTCTCTGGAACCCATAGGGCCAGACCCGGAGGGGTGCATCGGATCCGTAGATTCACGTAGAGAGGAAGATTCAGCACGGAGGGGCTTGGAATGCGGGCAGCGACTGGACTATACTTCCCCCCAGCTACGTCATCCTCTTCCAGGGGAGTCCCCATGAGCAGGTTTCTGGCAGTCGGCATTCTCGCGACCGCGCTCGCTGGGGGTGTCGTCCTCGCCGGCGGGAGCGCGCCGATCCAGATCGAGAACGAGACCACACGCACGATCACGGAGTCCGGTCAGAC is part of the Candidatus Krumholzibacteriia bacterium genome and harbors:
- a CDS encoding efflux transporter outer membrane subunit — protein: MWRRTLPALLLVALAFGCSLAPRYTRPELPSPEAWRDSIATPDTTIAETPWWELLGDEKLKELVEIALTENQDLKIAVERIEEARARYGFAKGDFYPHVDAGAAGGQLQASQGSLLHLPEGGALETHLYALEASASWELDFFGRVRNASAAEKAKMLAADQGRRAVVISLVADVGQAYVELRDLDRQLEIARQTLESRREYLDLARVRFEGGVTPEGDMRQAESEYQRIRIIIFELEKLISQKENQLSVLLGRMPASIARGRTVDALPVPPQIPAGLPSSLLDRRPDLREAEHQLIAANARIGEAKALLFPRISLTGSFGYASTEMDEFFVGANQSWNFLGQLLQPLFHGGQNRRRVQVTESQQRQAVYSYESTVIRAMREVEDALVSYHKAGEQRTAQQARVEAERRVLDLAESRYRGGVAPYLEVLDAQRSLFSAEIDEAETMRNHVVSLIQIYKALGGGWPQAAAPPAGSESGK
- a CDS encoding sigma 54-interacting transcriptional regulator — translated: MPDQIIDSKYRVLDPLPRTGGRQRYLVSDLISGRMAVLETVALEGFERLQRRWSTYWQPILRERASRFARLSSFVPVTAVGAWDSGPYYVFESDDEDALQGRPLSRFPTAAQLQALFEDFHSANAAGDHVLNLRPESLCLHDEVLRVLPAAYILPHEMLARAGARSPYQPPELRHAGHLDATTDGFIAAGVLQACVDRLPGARPEAWRHLQGLLALEPWRRPGLASVLELLAGERSAEAAGTPEAPPRRSVDRLTELDLLPLPAATLWRPLLETLDASLAQMSEGTSVVLFLETPAGGPGLQELFLFLRESLALLTERPHVVRLEALTSWEPRDLAGHGPAVVLVPEYRPAETELLPLETLLAQDKVRPVVWVVGSKRGAAPPSEGESPPSLAEWLRARCDPEVHFLSQVVECPPAEMPAPPVSPASRHLLDLLSVLDTDGTGEMLRLALPQQEGELPEALAELERLGHVRSSLAAGGWWGQESQQVVRLLRPDALELRRNGLTAHRQEELHLLLSHLLAEGGPPTLGQRLMRFDHLFAGGSWDVAAAESSPLLQAVQRRGLVALLRRLQRKLVNSNLVQHLKAPQHLEVLRSLAQSEVERQHASEGLSYYERAAERLFALADEEGSVLDLHATSEMLLAHAELLDRHGDFDRSLELLQRFMERYGEELPTVDRGRLFTEMGFCEFRLTRYGAAEERCQLALNLLDPRRHLKEVAQLHNVLGLVRWRTSRYDEAEHYLSSSLALREKSGDRLAVARAYNNLGLLARARRRFSEALEYHRKSMEIRQELEDHAGVARGLVNLAWVHLEMKDLGRSEDLARRAAALSEQLGSRSSWASAKGLQGEIFLAQGRRVEARAALEEAVRLARDVSDVAELFMDLRKQASLELLEGNLLRAEELLQESEQYMSQAGSTLEEANWHRTQGHLRRAQEDRRGAAVSYEHAGNNLARLGDTPQAAESFQEAAQLYHESGVAARARELVVRTRQLLEREGALVPKALLDLEALVGEGELQPAVPAEGLPGAAALQRVCEAAASLEDAGQALERVLGEIRRCAAARCALLLDADGEVHRASALARELEQQGMHPSDWVRARPRLLARAQQTLLPLSSEDLQDEENAAPFYIIPVEARERRLGSIWLEWAEGTRLPGEEVRRAIRSMAHVLAMLLERDTLLPAAAARVEVMPAGAKRLGTTLDDIIGKSGKRQEMIAFIRNVRDLDETVLLLGENGTGKDVMARAIHDTSKRRAQPFVTMNCAAVPPGLWERELFGHDRGAFTDAHETRPGYFESAHHGTLLLDEIGDMPYEMQARFLRVLEDKSFQRLGVSESIRVDVRVIAATNRDLEGAMRTGRFREDLFHRLNVLSWTVPPLRDRREDIQDLALNFLDRQARAQQRGSKRLSGEAQRVLMQYTWPGNIRELQNAMKRCYALSANDVIVPEDLPPDIVKGADGTEIAGPLDMEAVARWVLEHASYSKDDPLLDRLEREIARQLVDRVKVIAQAGRLLGLSRPTLYAKLRR